The genomic interval TACATGATGCCAGAGGTTTGCAGAATTTTTTCCCCAAACTGCTAGTATTTTATTCATTCAGGGTTTTAATATTATCATTTCATTAGTTTTAATACAAATACTGTAATCTAATTTATAATCAaggtaaaatatatttttttaaaaaggaaacaggaaaaaaagaaaaaaagaaaagcaatggcatACCATGATATGGCCAATGTACCACAACCACAGATGATGACATTGTTAGATTTCGTATTTCTCAAAAACATCTATGAACTATTTACATGGCATACTGTTGTCTTGCCCAAATGTATATCAAAGTTGGGCAGCTGAGTCAGATCCAGGGGCCATTGTTATGTCTTTGGACCCTCTTGTTTTTGGACTGCCAAAAGGTACATCAGAAAACCCAAAGATCTACTTCTGATTCTCCCAAATCAAAGTGTTTTCTTTAAATGTCAAACAGAGCAGGGAGTCCTTGCAAACTATATGAAAGATAAATAGTGCTCTTTTGCAGAAGCCGCAATTCACCCTCATTTTTAGTTATAAAAAGGAAAATTAGGGGATTCTAGAGGTGTTGAGGACCATAAACCATcctaggaggaggagaggcacaTGAGGCCCCAGGGCTGAACTTTGTCCACCTCTGATCTACATGTTTCTCCTCTCATTCTTCCAGGCGAGCATCATCGTCACCACACGACCATCTGCAGTGCGCCGAATTCCCAGCAAGTTTGTGGGCCGCTATGTTGAAGTCTGTGGCTTCTCTGACATCAACCTCCAGAAACTCTACTTCCAGATGCGCCTCCGCCAGCCCAGATGCATCGGGGTCTCTGGTCCTCCCACGGGCGAGGAGGCGAGCGAGCAAGACAACCTGGTGGAAATGCTTTCAAGGAACCTGGAGAGGCATAACCAGATTGCAGCCGCCTGCTTCTTGCCTTCCTATTGCTGGTTGGTTTGCACCACCTTGCACTTTCTGTATTTCACCAAGTCAGTGCCCCCAGCTCAGACACTCACTGGAATCTATACCAGCTTCCTGCGGCTCAACTTCAGCGGGGAGGTGCTGGACAGCACGGACCCCTCCAACATCTCCATGATGAAGTATGTGGCCAAAACAGTGGGGAAGCTGGCCTATGATGGAGTGATGTCCCGGCAGACCTCTTTCTCAGAGAAGGACCTGCGCCGTTGCTTTGAAGTGGAGATGAAAACAGAGAGCGAACTCAACCTCCTGAACGTCTTCCGTAGTGATGTCTTCCGTTTCTTCCTGACCCCCTGCGTGCAGTTGGGGAAGGAGCACACCTTTGTCTTCACCATCCCCGCCATGCAGGAGTACCTGGCGGCCCTCTATGTGGTCCTGGGTGAGAAGAAAACTCTGACTCAACGGGTAGGCAAGGAAGTCTCTGAGATCATCGGCAAAGTGAGTGAAGACGTAGCTGTGGTCATCAGTATCGTCTCCAAGGTTTTGCCTCTGCGGATCCTGCCACTGCTCTTCAACCTCATCAAGATCTTCCCTCGCTACTTCAGCCGCTTCAGCAGCAAGGACCGCGACACCATCGCCCGCACCATGGCAGTGGAGATGTTCAAGGAAGAAGACTACTTTAATGATGATGTGTTGGATCAGATCAACTTCAGCATCCTTGGGGTGGAAGGCCCAATGCGCCATCCGGATGATGCTTCTGACGATGAGGTGTTTGAACTTTTCCCCATCTTCATGGGTGGATTGCTCTCACGGCGCAACCGGGCCATCTTGGACCAGCTGGGTTGCCCCATCAAGAACCTGGCAGCCTTTGAGATTGCCAAGGCCATGAAGAAGACAGTCATCCGTAACAGCCGCAAAGGCCTGCCACCTTCTGAGCTCATGGACTATCTCTTCTTTCTCCACGAGTTCCAGAATGAGCGCTTCACAGCTGAAGCCATCCAGTCCTTGAGGACTATCAATCTCTCCTCAGTCAAGATGACCCCTCTGAAATGCTCTGTCCTGGCCTCTGTGGTGGGCACCACAAACCATGAGGTGGAGGAGTTGAACCTGGCCTCTTGTCACTTGGATGTCAACCGGCTGCGGattctctttccagtcttgctACGATGCAAAAAGCTTCAGTGAGTATTAATGTGTGTACAGCTTGATACATATGCTGACAGCCCAGGCATAGCACTGTGCTCAAGCTTTACGGTGTAGGAAATGGCTTTATACCATGACAGGAGATTGAGGTGTTTGGCCCTGGAAGCAGGTCTTCCTAGGGATTCAGACTGGACTGGAATGTGTGGAATATGGGAtatggcaagtcacattctctcagcctcagaggaaggcaaaggcaaaccctgtctgaagaaatcttcccaagaaaacctcataatggtgtcgccttagggtcaccataagttggaagtgacttgaaggcatacaacagcaacaacaatgccaGTGAGCCATGGTTCTACCAGTTTTAAACCTGGTGGTAATTATTGGTCAGTTTAATAATTTGGTAAAACAGTTGTAGTATATACCCTTCTCACATAGAATTGCCTTTCCCCGCAGGGTGGCAAATCACAATAAGGATTTGATCAGAGGTGAAGGCTGTCAGactctgaacttttaaaaattgctataTTTTTGTGTCCAGCTTGCAGCAAAacagcttgggaccagaagcatgcAAGGAGATCAGAGACCTGCTGTTGCATGAGAAGTGTGTGGTGAACACCTTAAGGTGAGTGTGAAAGAAAGTGCAAACAAACCACAAAAGCAGCCCTGGGAGCTTCATAAAATCACTGGGACACCCTTTGCCCAGCCTTGCTTTAGACCTATAATTGTAattaagcactttttaaaaactatatttccAAGCTGTCTTCTACACTGCCTGTCCCTCTTTTTGCACCATGTTCAGGTTGGCAGACAACCCTGTGACGGAGCAGGGTGCCCGCTACTTGGCAGAAGGCCTAGCTGGCAACAGCTCTTTGAGCCACCTGTCGCTGCTCCACACTTCCCTGGGGAACCGAGGTGTGGAGATGATCACCCAGCACCTGGCACAGAACCAACACCTGCGAGAACTGGATGTGGCTTACAACTCGGTGACAGACGAGGCTGCGCTGGCCCTGGTGGAGGAAGCCAAGAAGCATGCCACCCTGGAAATGGTGCAGTGAGTATCAGCGCATTGCTGCAGAAAAATTTCCTAGTTAGATATTTTATGAGTGCTTGCACTGGGAACTGGTGCCTTTGGATATGGTATGGTGCTGGCGGTGGTACTGATTATTACAGCTGGTccaccttatccatggattcaagcatttatggcttgaaaatattccaaaaaagcataaactccaaatagcaagccatatttttgccattttatatgaacaccattttgctaggcCATTGTATTGAAgcagacttgagcacccatggattttgttatccatgggaggtcctggaaccaaacactagtggataacaagggcccactgtattattattgttgttgttgttgttgttattattattattattattattattattattattattggcaggctgaccccgcttagcttccaagatcagacaggatctagtgtctttagggtatttaggctctttCTGGACCCGAAGACCTTGAAATTCTCCTTATGCTTTCTTgttcctccttccatttctcgCCACCTCTGTCAAGCTTGTACTTCAATGAGATC from Sceloporus undulatus isolate JIND9_A2432 ecotype Alabama chromosome 6, SceUnd_v1.1, whole genome shotgun sequence carries:
- the NLRX1 gene encoding NLR family member X1 — translated: MPFRRWLPQAGTGWSRLKQADARQKVGGGLVASTIQLDFINGTACNFIVKRILHVDRTLSSSMPPLRSFVCQPGGHQRAPPQASSPRASQIALKNVGTSEAIQKHRKSLADWFLQQPNEERQFGPSFALDSIHVDPVIRESSLEEILKPSPDLTIQNQLQASCNQTIALQNLFDLNACGQQVKNVVLYGTVGTGKSTLIKKMVMDWCHERLPRFELLIPFSCEDLSQSNTPISLRRMITKKYLHLRELVPTLGTTNLRVLFVLNGLDRLNLDFRLAHTELCCDPNEPILPSAIVVNLLRKYMMPEASIIVTTRPSAVRRIPSKFVGRYVEVCGFSDINLQKLYFQMRLRQPRCIGVSGPPTGEEASEQDNLVEMLSRNLERHNQIAAACFLPSYCWLVCTTLHFLYFTKSVPPAQTLTGIYTSFLRLNFSGEVLDSTDPSNISMMKYVAKTVGKLAYDGVMSRQTSFSEKDLRRCFEVEMKTESELNLLNVFRSDVFRFFLTPCVQLGKEHTFVFTIPAMQEYLAALYVVLGEKKTLTQRVGKEVSEIIGKVSEDVAVVISIVSKVLPLRILPLLFNLIKIFPRYFSRFSSKDRDTIARTMAVEMFKEEDYFNDDVLDQINFSILGVEGPMRHPDDASDDEVFELFPIFMGGLLSRRNRAILDQLGCPIKNLAAFEIAKAMKKTVIRNSRKGLPPSELMDYLFFLHEFQNERFTAEAIQSLRTINLSSVKMTPLKCSVLASVVGTTNHEVEELNLASCHLDVNRLRILFPVLLRCKKLHLQQNSLGPEACKEIRDLLLHEKCVVNTLRLADNPVTEQGARYLAEGLAGNSSLSHLSLLHTSLGNRGVEMITQHLAQNQHLRELDVAYNSVTDEAALALVEEAKKHATLEMVHLYFNEISEEGKQALHKMRKDQNGIRVLIFLTMGADVSDYWAIILNVVQKNLPIWDRDRVRQHLGLFLEDLQCSRRQTANPWKKAKFMRVENEVKRMLGDLERGTL